One Kiritimatiellia bacterium genomic window carries:
- a CDS encoding 3-isopropylmalate dehydratase — MTNPQSQIANRESQMLAGRVFVLGDNIDTDQIIPAKYLNLVPTIALEYRQLGSHALSGLPPDHPPFVQSGADKSAYAIIVAGRNFGCGSSREHAPVALGAAGVKAVVALSFARIFFRNAVATGEIYPCETAERLAGVFKTGEEAEIDLAREMIRRPLTGESFSLKPLGSVRPVVQAGGLFAYARQKGMVQKRET, encoded by the coding sequence ATGACCAATCCACAATCGCAAATCGCAAATCGCGAATCGCAAATGCTTGCCGGCAGGGTGTTCGTCCTCGGCGACAATATTGACACCGACCAGATCATCCCGGCCAAATACCTGAACCTGGTTCCGACCATTGCCTTGGAATACCGCCAGCTGGGCTCCCATGCCCTGAGCGGTTTGCCGCCGGATCATCCGCCTTTTGTCCAATCCGGCGCGGACAAAAGCGCGTATGCCATCATCGTGGCCGGACGTAATTTCGGGTGCGGTTCTTCGCGCGAACACGCGCCGGTGGCTTTGGGCGCGGCCGGGGTAAAGGCCGTCGTGGCTCTTTCCTTCGCCCGGATTTTCTTCAGGAACGCCGTTGCCACCGGAGAAATTTATCCCTGCGAAACCGCGGAGCGGCTGGCCGGCGTCTTCAAGACGGGCGAAGAGGCCGAAATTGATCTGGCGCGCGAAATGATCCGGCGGCCTCTGACCGGCGAAAGCTTTTCCTTGAAACCGCTCGGAAGCGTCCGGCCGGTCGTCCAGGCCGGCGGGCTCTTTGCTTACGCCCGCCAAAAGGGAATGGTCCAGAAGCGTGAAACGTGA
- the def gene encoding peptide deformylase, translated as MIQMFTYGHPVLRNMAGPVRDVDKNVRKMADGLVEFMLERHGVGLAAPQVGESVRIFSVFVPPRYDCSEADGRRLNPEINEPLVMINPVLTTETGVQNGEEGCLSIPGVFAPVRRAYEVAVSFIDLRGRRRQLTVKGLVARAVQHELDHLNGVLFVDRVSPLKKISLAARLRRMKRAAEREIAGADIGG; from the coding sequence ATGATACAGATGTTCACATACGGCCACCCCGTTTTAAGGAACATGGCCGGTCCGGTCAGGGATGTTGACAAAAACGTCAGAAAAATGGCGGACGGACTTGTTGAATTCATGCTGGAAAGGCATGGGGTCGGACTTGCCGCGCCGCAGGTGGGCGAATCCGTCCGTATCTTTTCCGTCTTTGTGCCGCCCCGGTATGATTGTTCCGAAGCGGACGGCCGGCGGCTGAATCCTGAAATAAATGAGCCGCTGGTGATGATCAACCCCGTCTTGACGACGGAAACGGGAGTCCAGAACGGTGAAGAGGGCTGTTTGAGCATCCCCGGCGTCTTTGCCCCCGTGCGCCGGGCCTATGAAGTAGCCGTTTCCTTTATTGATCTCCGCGGCCGGCGGCGGCAGCTCACGGTAAAGGGGCTTGTGGCGCGGGCCGTCCAGCACGAGCTGGATCATCTGAACGGCGTTCTTTTCGTGGACCGCGTTTCTCCATTGAAAAAAATTTCCCTGGCCGCCAGGTTAAGGAGAATGAAACGCGCGGCGGAACGGGAAATCGCAGGGGCGGATATTGGCGGTTGA
- a CDS encoding AAC(3) family N-acetyltransferase yields the protein MYKQIASLIEREISLENIKLMSSRINGFERTCCYRDFKKSADFCRRQMAAAGLAAVKQIAIPADGRSTFMDCTIPQAWDVDGASLMIVSPALPESERILADLRDNLLCVANRCAATPPGGIQAEVVTVAQLRNEKDLAGKIVFVRDQYPAEIRREVQDKNGLGVISAYSAGPLDAPDHAYWINGWGFPGWYQTREDKPLVCFSIAPRKGAFLEELLCKGRVRVHLEVKSRAYDGSIYSVTGVLPGAEETEILLYAHAYEPFIPDDAIGMAALIEMARIFNALVRQKKLPPFRLKTRFLISQELYGFSHYFNSARNRRNVLCAVNMDSICHDYHRIGLPVRVRMSPSGLPFFGDYLFRDIADYFLKDYPKCVEHGNFDNDTFLSDRTIGIPSQWIWTHPGKYHHSSYDSFDRMTDWELGKKVVSAVSTYAAFLASAGRSEIRNLQQHAAIEARREILAETKCLRDDLLGRKIPFERACRKLSFAVQWQKKRIASFRRFSAEGNLAALDAEITAVAKGEEKRIRDQERSLKRDDIPSVVPRRQVPENNPAAAEALPALTRRERLAQNIVVKRRGRGMPFCLARVPYRERLRRPRNFEQIFNWLDGKRDLLEALEMFSLETGRKLAEEEISAWLRYLDLLARYGYASLRYKKFLTKKEIQDGLKRLGIKKGDKIILHCSFSSMGQVAGGPETVCRALMELVTPAGIVMMPSFNHYAIAAPGAPGYYDPATTPTTNGIVPDTFWKMKGVYRSLDPAHAFAAWGRDALRYVKDHHKVPTMGEGSPLRLLEEAGGRVILIDCPTANTFHHVVEMTNHVRCLGLRTEEYPVRLSSGEMVKCRTWGWREKPCPFIDGRQIYISRMRELGLLREGRIGQAPAIVFRMSDCRRVVEDLLHGRVRGFKGCAGCKIRPRKVPAARASDWDVKNQRLRPDTTAFAGNFA from the coding sequence ATGTATAAACAAATCGCATCCTTGATTGAGCGTGAAATAAGCCTTGAAAATATCAAGCTGATGAGCAGCCGGATCAACGGCTTTGAGCGAACCTGTTGTTACCGCGATTTTAAAAAATCGGCTGATTTTTGCCGCCGGCAGATGGCGGCGGCGGGGCTGGCCGCCGTGAAACAAATTGCCATTCCGGCGGACGGCAGGTCAACCTTCATGGACTGCACCATTCCGCAAGCCTGGGATGTGGACGGGGCCAGTCTTATGATCGTTTCGCCCGCTTTGCCGGAAAGCGAGAGAATTCTGGCGGATTTGCGCGATAATCTTCTTTGCGTTGCCAACCGCTGCGCCGCAACGCCGCCCGGCGGCATTCAGGCGGAAGTAGTTACCGTTGCGCAGTTGCGCAATGAAAAAGACCTTGCCGGCAAGATCGTTTTTGTCCGCGATCAATACCCGGCTGAAATACGGCGCGAAGTTCAGGACAAGAATGGGCTGGGCGTTATTTCGGCCTATTCGGCCGGGCCGCTGGATGCGCCCGACCATGCTTACTGGATCAACGGCTGGGGCTTCCCCGGGTGGTATCAGACCCGCGAGGACAAACCCCTGGTCTGTTTTTCAATCGCGCCGCGGAAGGGCGCGTTTTTAGAGGAACTGCTTTGCAAAGGGCGCGTGCGGGTTCATCTGGAAGTCAAAAGCCGCGCTTATGACGGCTCCATCTATTCCGTTACCGGCGTCCTGCCCGGCGCCGAGGAAACGGAAATATTGCTGTATGCGCACGCTTATGAGCCGTTCATCCCGGATGACGCGATCGGCATGGCCGCCTTGATTGAAATGGCCCGGATTTTCAATGCGCTTGTCCGGCAAAAAAAACTGCCGCCTTTCCGCCTGAAGACGCGTTTCCTGATCTCGCAGGAGCTTTATGGATTTTCGCATTATTTCAATTCCGCGCGAAACCGCCGGAATGTTTTGTGCGCCGTCAATATGGACAGCATCTGCCACGATTACCACCGGATCGGATTGCCCGTGCGGGTGCGCATGAGCCCGTCCGGCCTGCCGTTTTTCGGCGATTACCTTTTCAGGGACATCGCCGATTATTTCCTGAAAGATTATCCAAAGTGCGTGGAACATGGCAATTTTGACAATGACACCTTCCTTTCCGACCGCACGATCGGCATTCCCAGCCAGTGGATATGGACCCATCCCGGGAAATATCATCACTCCTCTTATGACAGCTTTGACCGGATGACCGATTGGGAATTGGGCAAAAAGGTGGTTTCCGCGGTCAGCACGTACGCCGCCTTTCTGGCGTCCGCCGGCCGGAGTGAAATCCGCAATCTGCAGCAGCACGCCGCGATTGAGGCGCGGCGCGAAATATTGGCGGAAACAAAATGCCTGCGGGATGATTTGCTCGGGCGAAAAATTCCTTTTGAACGCGCCTGCCGGAAACTGTCCTTTGCGGTCCAATGGCAGAAGAAACGAATAGCCTCTTTCCGCCGTTTTTCCGCGGAAGGCAATCTCGCCGCTCTGGACGCGGAAATCACGGCCGTGGCGAAAGGGGAAGAAAAACGGATTAGGGACCAGGAACGTTCCCTTAAAAGGGATGATATCCCATCGGTTGTTCCCCGGCGGCAGGTTCCGGAGAATAATCCCGCCGCCGCGGAGGCTTTGCCGGCCCTGACGCGCCGCGAGCGCCTGGCGCAAAATATAGTGGTCAAACGCAGGGGAAGGGGCATGCCCTTTTGCCTGGCGCGCGTCCCGTACCGGGAGCGCTTGCGGCGGCCGCGCAACTTTGAACAGATATTCAACTGGTTGGACGGGAAACGCGATTTGCTTGAGGCTTTGGAAATGTTTTCGCTGGAAACCGGGCGGAAGCTTGCGGAAGAGGAAATATCCGCCTGGCTGCGTTACCTTGATTTGCTTGCCCGTTACGGTTATGCCAGCCTGCGGTATAAAAAATTTCTGACCAAGAAGGAGATTCAAGACGGATTGAAGCGGCTGGGCATCAAAAAGGGCGATAAAATCATCTTGCATTGTTCTTTTTCCAGCATGGGGCAGGTGGCGGGGGGGCCGGAGACGGTTTGCAGGGCGCTCATGGAGCTTGTTACGCCGGCCGGCATAGTCATGATGCCCTCTTTTAATCATTACGCCATAGCGGCGCCGGGCGCGCCGGGCTATTATGATCCTGCAACAACGCCGACCACCAACGGCATCGTGCCCGACACATTCTGGAAAATGAAAGGAGTTTATCGCTCCCTGGATCCGGCGCATGCTTTTGCCGCATGGGGCAGGGACGCCCTGCGTTATGTCAAAGATCATCATAAAGTGCCGACGATGGGAGAGGGATCCCCCCTGCGGCTTCTGGAAGAAGCCGGCGGCCGGGTCATTTTAATTGATTGTCCAACGGCCAACACCTTTCACCATGTGGTGGAAATGACGAATCATGTCCGTTGCCTTGGATTGCGGACCGAGGAATATCCGGTCCGGCTTTCTTCGGGCGAAATGGTAAAATGCCGGACATGGGGGTGGCGCGAAAAACCATGTCCCTTTATTGACGGCCGGCAGATTTATATTTCCCGCATGCGCGAGCTGGGCCTTTTGCGCGAGGGGCGCATCGGGCAGGCGCCGGCGATTGTTTTCCGGATGAGCGATTGCCGGCGGGTGGTGGAAGACCTGTTGCACGGGCGCGTGCGAGGATTCAAAGGATGCGCCGGATGCAAAATTCGCCCGCGCAAGGTTCCGGCCGCGCGCGCGAGCGATTGGGATGTTAAAAATCAACGCCTGCGGCCGGACACCACGGCGTTTGCGGGGAATTTTGCATAG
- a CDS encoding polyprenol monophosphomannose synthase has product MEKVLIIIPTYNEQENIRAIAAAVFRDCPEAEILFVDDNSPDGTGRIADEMALSDRRIHALHQQDKRGLGRAYIAGFKWALARDYTHVFEMDADFSHNPADIPKFVYAAKEAGLVLGSRYLNGIRIINWPLNRLILSRAASAYVRLITRMPFSDPTGGYKCFRREVLEAIDLSRIKSNGYSFQIEMTYAAWKLGFRIVETPIIFEDRRSGHSKMNSSIVREALWMVLKLRLRPVPGKKQSRQIP; this is encoded by the coding sequence ATGGAAAAAGTGCTGATTATCATTCCCACTTACAACGAGCAGGAAAACATCCGCGCCATAGCCGCCGCCGTTTTCCGGGACTGCCCCGAAGCGGAGATATTGTTTGTTGACGACAACTCTCCGGACGGCACCGGGCGTATCGCGGACGAAATGGCGCTTTCCGACCGGCGCATTCACGCCCTGCACCAGCAGGACAAACGCGGACTGGGACGGGCTTATATTGCCGGATTCAAGTGGGCCCTCGCGCGCGATTATACCCATGTTTTTGAAATGGACGCCGATTTCTCCCATAATCCCGCCGATATCCCGAAATTTGTTTACGCGGCAAAAGAAGCCGGCCTGGTGCTCGGATCGCGCTATTTGAACGGAATCCGGATCATCAACTGGCCGTTAAACCGCCTGATCCTCAGCCGGGCCGCCAGCGCCTATGTGCGCCTGATCACCCGCATGCCGTTCAGCGATCCGACCGGCGGCTATAAATGTTTCCGGCGCGAAGTTCTGGAAGCCATTGACCTGAGTCGCATTAAATCAAACGGCTATTCATTTCAGATTGAAATGACCTACGCCGCGTGGAAACTCGGATTCCGGATCGTTGAAACTCCGATTATTTTTGAGGACCGCCGGTCGGGCCATTCAAAAATGAACTCTTCCATCGTGCGCGAGGCGCTCTGGATGGTCTTGAAACTGCGTCTGCGCCCGGTTCCGGGAAAAAAACAATCGCGCCAAATCCCATGA
- a CDS encoding uroporphyrinogen decarboxylase family protein yields the protein MNPAGFVAELTGSEQFALMTISDRDILHALCERRMQNIIRLVKFLLEHKVGPFFSMLGEEYVVPPLHGPDDFNDFNARYDKPIIDLLHEAGGRIHIHSHGRIKTVFSQFVAMGTDVLHPFEPPPMGNITAAEAKEMARGKMCLEGNIQIAAMYEKKPEEIRAETEKLIRDAFDDRKGLIVCPTASPYIRGAGEKCFPQFKAMIDAVTAYGGPKQ from the coding sequence ATGAACCCGGCCGGGTTTGTCGCCGAGTTGACCGGCTCCGAACAGTTTGCCTTAATGACCATCTCCGACCGCGACATTCTCCACGCCCTCTGCGAACGGCGCATGCAAAATATTATCCGGCTGGTGAAATTCCTGCTGGAACATAAAGTCGGCCCGTTTTTTTCCATGCTGGGCGAGGAATACGTTGTTCCGCCGCTGCACGGTCCGGACGATTTTAACGATTTCAACGCCCGTTACGACAAACCCATCATTGATCTTCTGCACGAGGCCGGCGGCCGGATTCACATCCACTCCCACGGCCGGATAAAAACCGTTTTCAGCCAATTTGTCGCGATGGGCACGGACGTGCTGCACCCGTTTGAGCCCCCGCCCATGGGAAACATCACGGCGGCTGAAGCCAAGGAAATGGCCCGCGGCAAAATGTGCCTGGAAGGAAACATTCAGATTGCCGCAATGTATGAAAAAAAGCCGGAGGAAATCCGCGCCGAAACGGAAAAACTGATTCGGGACGCGTTTGACGACCGGAAAGGATTGATTGTCTGCCCCACCGCCTCCCCCTACATCCGCGGCGCCGGAGAAAAATGTTTCCCGCAGTTCAAAGCCATGATTGACGCGGTTACGGCATACGGCGGCCCAAAACAATAA
- a CDS encoding four helix bundle protein yields MDEKELKQRTKQFALRVMKLAGSLPNNFIAKAIGSQLVRAGTSAGANYRAACRARSQAEFIAKLGIVEEEADESAYWMELIIEAKLMPDSLIGPLLQEASEITAIISASRRTAKRTAASHSQE; encoded by the coding sequence ATGGATGAAAAGGAATTAAAGCAACGCACAAAACAGTTTGCGCTGCGAGTGATGAAATTGGCAGGCTCGTTGCCGAATAATTTTATCGCTAAAGCTATAGGCTCTCAACTGGTGCGCGCCGGGACGTCGGCGGGCGCTAATTATCGCGCGGCATGCCGGGCGCGTTCCCAAGCCGAATTTATCGCCAAACTCGGCATCGTTGAAGAAGAAGCCGATGAAAGCGCTTATTGGATGGAATTGATTATTGAAGCAAAACTTATGCCGGACAGCCTGATTGGACCGTTATTACAGGAAGCATCCGAAATCACGGCCATTATATCGGCGTCACGAAGAACGGCCAAACGGACCGCCGCTTCACATTCACAGGAATAA
- a CDS encoding aconitase/3-isopropylmalate dehydratase large subunit family protein — translation MKMTITEKILARASGQARVRPGDNIWVNADILLTHDICGPGTIGIFRREFGRGAKVWDREKVVILPDHYIFTKDEKAHRNVATLREFAAEQNLPYYYDAGTENYRGVCHVALPEAGHVRPGEVIFGTDSHTCTHGALGAFATGIGNTDAAFVMGTGKLLIKAPPTIRFVLNGKKPDYIMGKDIILRIIGDLGVEGAAYCAMEFCGEALKELSVEERMTICNMAIEAGAKNGIIAPDDITVGYVQSRTQKPFPRLESDAGAEVSAEKTYDISSFDPCLARPHSPDKYAPARALQAVKVDRVYIGSCTGGKFSDFAAAARLMQNRKVCVDTFLVPATSEVAGKIRREKINNQTLEEIFKTAGCLEIAPPSCAACLGGPDDTFGRTRGREVVVSTTNRNFIGRMGSKQSQIYLASPLTAAAAAVAGRITDPREIL, via the coding sequence ATGAAAATGACTATCACTGAAAAAATACTGGCGCGGGCGTCCGGACAGGCGCGCGTCCGGCCGGGCGACAACATCTGGGTCAACGCGGACATTCTGCTCACCCATGACATCTGCGGGCCGGGCACAATCGGTATTTTCCGGCGGGAGTTCGGGCGCGGGGCAAAGGTCTGGGACCGGGAAAAAGTCGTCATCCTGCCGGACCACTACATCTTCACCAAGGACGAGAAGGCGCACCGCAACGTTGCCACCCTGCGCGAATTTGCCGCGGAACAGAACCTGCCGTATTATTACGACGCCGGCACTGAAAATTACCGCGGCGTTTGCCATGTCGCCCTGCCCGAAGCCGGCCACGTCCGGCCCGGGGAAGTCATTTTCGGCACCGATTCGCACACCTGCACCCATGGCGCGCTGGGCGCTTTCGCAACCGGCATCGGCAACACCGACGCGGCCTTTGTCATGGGCACGGGCAAACTGCTTATAAAGGCGCCGCCGACCATTCGTTTTGTTTTAAACGGGAAAAAGCCGGATTACATCATGGGGAAAGACATTATCCTGCGCATTATCGGCGACCTGGGCGTGGAAGGCGCCGCTTATTGCGCCATGGAATTCTGCGGCGAGGCGCTCAAGGAGCTTTCCGTTGAAGAGCGCATGACAATTTGCAATATGGCCATTGAAGCCGGCGCCAAAAACGGGATCATTGCGCCGGACGATATTACCGTCGGCTACGTCCAAAGCCGGACCCAAAAGCCGTTCCCGCGTCTGGAAAGCGACGCCGGCGCTGAAGTTTCCGCTGAAAAAACTTACGACATTTCCTCTTTTGATCCCTGCCTCGCCCGGCCGCATTCGCCCGACAAATACGCCCCGGCCCGCGCGTTGCAGGCGGTGAAAGTGGACCGGGTTTATATCGGCTCATGCACCGGCGGAAAATTTTCCGATTTTGCGGCGGCCGCCCGGCTCATGCAGAACAGGAAAGTCTGCGTGGACACTTTCCTTGTCCCGGCCACCAGCGAAGTCGCCGGAAAAATCCGGCGGGAAAAAATCAATAATCAGACTTTGGAGGAAATATTCAAAACGGCCGGCTGTCTGGAAATCGCTCCGCCTTCCTGCGCCGCCTGCCTGGGCGGGCCGGACGACACTTTCGGCCGCACCCGGGGACGGGAAGTCGTCGTCAGCACCACCAACCGCAATTTTATCGGCCGGATGGGCTCCAAACAATCGCAAATTTATCTTGCTTCCCCTCTGACCGCGGCGGCCGCGGCGGTTGCGGGGAGGATCACTGATCCAAGAGAGATATTATGA